Proteins found in one Muntiacus reevesi chromosome 2, mMunRee1.1, whole genome shotgun sequence genomic segment:
- the LOC136157644 gene encoding zinc finger protein 239-like: protein MGEKPYKCDVCGKAFNQSAHLAVHRRIHTGEKPYKCDVCGKGFSETSSLAVHWRIHTGEKPYKCHVCGKSFSSNSNLAVHQRVHTGEKPYQCDVCGKGFSETSSLAVHRRIHTGEKSYKCHVCGKSFSSNSSLAIHWRIHTGEKPYKCDVCGKAFSQSTHLAVHRRIHTGGKPYKCDVCGKSFSSNSSLAVHRRIHTGEKPYKCDLDQLCDLSLD, encoded by the exons ATGGGAGAgaagccatataaatgtgatgtatgtggcaaggCCTTTAATCAGTCTGCACATCTTGCAGTTCatcggagaattcatactggagagaaaccatataaatgcgatgtatgtggcaaaggctttagtgaAACTTCAAGCCTTGCAGTTCAttggagaattcatactggagagaaaccatataaatgtcatGTATGTGGCAAGTCCTTTAGTTCAAATTCAA ATCTTGctgttcatcagagagttcatactggagagaaaccatatcaatgtgatgtatgtggcaaaggctttagtgaAACTTCAAGCCTTGCAGTTCatcggagaattcatactggagagaagtcaTATAAATGTCATGTATGCGGCAAGTCCTTTAGTTCAAATTCAAGCCTTGCAATTCAttggagaattcatactggagagaaaccatataaatgtgatgtatgtggcaaggCCTTTAGTCAGTCTACACATCTTGCAGTTCAtaggagaattcatactggagggaaaccatataaatgtgatgtgtgcGGCAAGTCCTTTAGTTCAAATTCAAGCCTTGCAGTTCatcggagaattcatactggagagaaaccatataaatgtgat CTAGACCAACTCTGCGACCTCTCCTTGGACTAA